A window from Candidatus Gracilibacteria bacterium encodes these proteins:
- the fsa gene encoding fructose-6-phosphate aldolase, with protein sequence MKLFLDTADLKQIKEIASWGILDGVTTNPTLLAKEGKVDAKKHLQAICELVDGPVSMEVFAEDSKEMVKQGLEYSTWADNIVVKIPMTPEGLKAVVELKKKGIPTNVTLIFSANQALLAAKAGAAMVSPFIGRLDEAGEDGLTLIQEITDIFSNYAFDTEVLVASVRGPRHITEAARMGAHIATLPYEIFKKLPYHPLTTIGLEKFLADWNNRKGNFLWSTLWALGVRA encoded by the coding sequence ATGAAACTCTTCCTAGACACCGCCGACCTCAAGCAGATCAAGGAAATCGCTTCTTGGGGGATTTTGGATGGAGTCACCACCAACCCCACCCTTTTGGCTAAAGAAGGAAAAGTGGATGCAAAAAAACATCTTCAGGCCATTTGTGAACTTGTGGATGGACCGGTGAGCATGGAGGTTTTTGCGGAGGACAGCAAGGAGATGGTGAAACAAGGGTTGGAATACAGCACTTGGGCAGACAACATTGTGGTGAAAATTCCCATGACTCCCGAGGGGCTCAAGGCCGTGGTTGAGCTGAAAAAAAAGGGGATTCCCACCAATGTGACTTTGATTTTTTCGGCAAACCAAGCCCTGCTCGCCGCCAAGGCCGGAGCCGCGATGGTGAGCCCTTTTATTGGACGGTTGGATGAGGCTGGCGAAGACGGCCTCACTTTGATTCAAGAAATTACAGATATTTTTTCGAACTACGCTTTTGACACGGAAGTTTTGGTGGCCAGCGTACGAGGGCCTCGACATATCACGGAGGCCGCTCGAATGGGGGCTCATATTGCCACCTTGCCGTATGAAATCTTTAAAAAACTCCCCTATCATCCCTTAACCACCATCGGTTTAGAGAAATTTTTGGCCGACTGGAACAATCGAAAATGAAACTTTCTTTGGAGCACATTGTGGGCCTTGGGAGTGAGGGCATAA
- the rplS gene encoding 50S ribosomal protein L19: protein MSRALLDFVVSSSVKKNVPVLKPGATVKVYQKIKEGGKERVQMFQGLVIRVSAGASVDKTFTVRKMVQGVGVEKIFPFHTPTVEKIEVVKQGKVRRAKLYYMRDLQGKSTRLRETDLALAIMDEAAPVVEEETPVVEEAVQEEAAAPEAEAAPEVEAAAPEEETPTEDEEK, encoded by the coding sequence ATGTCTAGAGCTCTCCTCGACTTCGTAGTGTCTTCCTCTGTAAAGAAGAATGTTCCCGTACTCAAACCGGGGGCTACTGTTAAGGTTTACCAAAAAATCAAAGAAGGGGGAAAGGAGCGCGTACAGATGTTTCAAGGTTTGGTGATCCGCGTCAGTGCGGGAGCCAGCGTGGACAAAACTTTCACCGTTCGCAAGATGGTGCAGGGAGTTGGAGTGGAGAAGATTTTCCCTTTCCACACCCCAACAGTTGAAAAAATTGAAGTGGTGAAGCAAGGAAAAGTCCGCCGTGCAAAACTCTACTACATGCGAGATCTTCAAGGTAAATCCACTCGTCTCAGAGAGACGGACCTTGCCTTGGCCATTATGGACGAAGCCGCCCCCGTTGTGGAGGAGGAAACCCCCGTTGTAGAAGAAGCTGTGCAGGAGGAAGCTGCTGCTCCAGAAGCAGAAGCTGCTCCAGAAGTGGAAGCTGCTGCGCCAGAGGAAGAGACTCCGACAGAAGACGAAGAAAAATAA
- a CDS encoding LOG family protein, with the protein MTPKDFQISDELKNHDFRVSIFGSARIQPEDPVYQDAYNLAKVIGGMGVDLITGGGPGLMEAASLGHTAGDIKNRAHSIGLNIVLPFEQKPNEGLEFLDNHEVFSTRLDEFMLLSSAVVVMPGGIGTCLELFYTWQLLQVKHICNMPVILVGKMWRELINWIIDNPLKGKLMDPKDLHFIVVVDNWKQAVKVIKKAKKHYDQNPDACHNWIQYGKKLRKLSPYIDPQTGKPKGMG; encoded by the coding sequence ATGACGCCAAAAGACTTCCAAATCAGCGATGAACTCAAAAACCACGACTTCCGAGTCTCCATTTTTGGGTCCGCCCGTATTCAGCCCGAAGATCCGGTGTATCAAGACGCCTACAACCTCGCCAAAGTGATTGGCGGGATGGGAGTGGATCTCATCACAGGGGGAGGTCCGGGGCTTATGGAAGCGGCGAGTTTGGGGCACACCGCCGGAGACATCAAAAACAGAGCGCACAGCATTGGTCTCAACATTGTGCTGCCTTTTGAACAAAAACCCAACGAAGGTTTAGAATTTTTAGACAACCACGAGGTCTTTTCCACCCGTCTCGACGAATTCATGCTCTTGTCCAGCGCCGTGGTGGTGATGCCCGGAGGGATTGGAACTTGTTTGGAACTTTTTTACACCTGGCAGCTCTTGCAAGTGAAGCACATTTGCAATATGCCCGTGATCCTGGTGGGCAAAATGTGGCGCGAGCTCATCAATTGGATCATCGACAATCCTTTGAAAGGGAAACTCATGGATCCCAAAGATCTGCATTTTATTGTGGTGGTGGACAACTGGAAACAAGCCGTCAAAGTCATAAAAAAGGCGAAAAAACACTACGATCAAAATCCGGATGCCTGCCACAACTGGATCCAATACGGTAAAAAACTCCGCAAACTAAGTCCTTATATCGACCCCCAAACTGGCAAACCCAAGGGGATGTGATAG
- a CDS encoding vitamin K epoxide reductase family protein, whose product MKSSKPFYQMFTVLNVLAAAVAAYLTYIHYKPALTDFCNFGEKWNCDIVNKSIYAEIFGIPVALLGLLAYLGFLAFSIRGLFKDQTKLVPLYFFALSGSLAFALYLTGIETFVLKTYCLFCVIQQVLILIQWGVALRLYLLTRRHA is encoded by the coding sequence ATGAAATCTTCCAAACCTTTCTATCAAATGTTTACGGTTCTCAATGTGCTCGCAGCTGCAGTGGCCGCCTATTTGACCTACATTCATTACAAGCCCGCCCTCACGGATTTTTGTAATTTTGGAGAAAAATGGAACTGCGACATTGTGAACAAAAGCATTTATGCCGAAATTTTTGGCATTCCGGTGGCACTTTTGGGCCTTCTGGCCTATCTGGGCTTCCTGGCCTTTTCCATCCGTGGTCTTTTTAAGGATCAAACCAAGCTCGTTCCCCTCTACTTTTTTGCGCTTTCCGGTTCCCTGGCCTTTGCACTCTACCTCACCGGAATCGAAACCTTTGTGCTCAAAACCTACTGCCTTTTCTGCGTGATTCAACAAGTTCTCATCCTCATTCAGTGGGGAGTGGCCCTTCGTTTATACCTCTTAACTCGCCGTCATGCGTAA
- the tig gene encoding trigger factor, giving the protein MQVTLQTQEKSQIKVTVELTAEEMKAYRVKALAELQDKVKVPGFRAGKIPENVLVEQIGEQAFMSQVLDIALSESYTAALIQEKLRPVAHPKVEILAHDPLKYEALVPVLPEVKFKKEPEKLQLTRKEVEVKEEELEEVLQNFMKRTVEWKDLEEGAAQKGHRVEVDFDGQDMEGVPLEGTSSKNHPVILGEGSLIPGFEDELVGMKKGEEKDFEIVFPKDYHSEKFKSKKVKFHVKIGRIEEGKADELNDAFAQKVSGDEKKTLPALKEEIKHELHHQKEYQEDLRLENEFLKELLDLVEAEVPEALVEKEIDFLIERLKEDLKQRKQSWEDYEKEMKEAGKDLRKELEKPALEQVLVRLALERLFEMENPEVTEADIEEEIDRLLSRYPAEFRVMLKSRYAEGSREREMVHSGVRLRKIVKAHTK; this is encoded by the coding sequence ATGCAAGTCACCCTTCAGACTCAAGAAAAATCTCAAATCAAAGTCACCGTTGAGCTCACAGCGGAAGAAATGAAAGCCTACCGCGTCAAAGCGCTTGCGGAACTCCAAGATAAGGTAAAGGTGCCCGGGTTCAGAGCCGGTAAAATCCCGGAAAATGTTTTGGTAGAACAGATTGGAGAACAGGCCTTCATGAGTCAGGTTTTGGACATCGCCCTTTCCGAATCTTATACCGCCGCGCTGATTCAGGAGAAACTGCGTCCGGTGGCGCATCCCAAGGTTGAGATTTTGGCGCACGATCCACTCAAGTACGAAGCGCTTGTGCCTGTTTTGCCTGAAGTGAAGTTCAAAAAAGAACCCGAAAAACTGCAGTTGACCCGAAAGGAAGTGGAGGTGAAGGAAGAAGAGTTGGAAGAGGTTTTGCAAAACTTTATGAAAAGGACGGTGGAATGGAAAGATCTTGAGGAGGGAGCGGCTCAAAAAGGCCACCGCGTGGAGGTGGATTTTGACGGTCAGGACATGGAAGGGGTGCCTTTGGAAGGAACCTCCAGCAAGAACCACCCCGTGATTTTGGGAGAAGGCTCCTTGATCCCAGGCTTTGAAGATGAATTGGTGGGGATGAAAAAAGGGGAAGAAAAAGACTTCGAAATCGTTTTCCCTAAAGATTACCACTCCGAAAAGTTCAAGAGTAAGAAAGTCAAATTCCATGTGAAGATCGGCCGAATCGAAGAGGGGAAGGCGGATGAGCTCAACGATGCGTTTGCACAAAAAGTTTCCGGAGACGAAAAAAAGACACTGCCGGCCCTCAAAGAAGAGATCAAACATGAGCTTCACCATCAGAAGGAATACCAAGAAGATCTTCGTTTAGAGAACGAATTTTTGAAAGAACTGTTGGATCTTGTGGAAGCCGAAGTGCCCGAAGCCTTGGTGGAAAAGGAAATCGACTTCTTGATCGAGCGCTTGAAAGAAGATTTGAAGCAACGCAAGCAAAGCTGGGAGGACTATGAAAAAGAGATGAAGGAGGCGGGAAAGGATCTTCGCAAGGAGCTTGAAAAGCCGGCCCTCGAGCAAGTCTTGGTTCGTTTGGCCTTGGAGCGCCTCTTCGAAATGGAAAATCCGGAGGTCACGGAGGCCGATATTGAGGAAGAAATAGACCGCCTTTTGAGCCGTTACCCCGCAGAGTTCAGAGTGATGCTCAAGAGCCGTTATGCAGAGGGAAGCCGTGAAAGGGAGATGGTGCACAGCGGAGTCCGTCTTCGTAAGATTGTAAAGGCACACACAAAATAG
- the typA gene encoding translational GTPase TypA: MEIRNIAIIAHVDHGKTTLVDALLKAGGAFNSHEAVEVRVMDSNDQEKERGITIYAKNAAIHYKGNKINIVDTPGHADFGSEVERILRTVDATVLVVDAYEGPMPQTKFVLRKSLELGLKVLVVINKIDKPTARPDQVLNEIFDLFVSLGANDEQLDFPYIYAIAREGVAIRHLTDERKDITPLLDFIVEHVKQAEHDTEKAFRMQPATLAYDNFLGRIAVGRVYEGKLQTGKMLYITDMEGNKRTARASKIFTYQGLDRVEVPEVFAGDLVAVAGISDIDVGETISTEENAEPLPSIKIDPPAISIEFLVNNSPFAGKEGKFVTSRHIRERLERELETNVGLKIEGVQDSDTIMVYGRGEMQIAVLIENMRREGYELQISQPKVIMQEVDGKKMEPYEMAVINVPDSDAGKVIEAMGKRKAEMKNMKSENGNTLLEFEIPTRGLLGFRSQFLIMTSGEGTIYHSFDHFGPYKGTIDKRTVGSMISGEPGSAMAYSIWKLQDRGPFFIIPQVEVYEGMIIGEHNQGTDIVVNVTKNKKLTNVRASGSDEALTLTPISEMTLEKAIEYIKDDEFVEITPKNIRLRKKYLTETDRKRFGNKNN, from the coding sequence ATGGAAATTCGAAACATCGCCATCATCGCCCACGTAGATCACGGAAAAACCACGCTTGTGGATGCCTTGCTTAAAGCCGGTGGTGCTTTCAATTCACATGAAGCGGTGGAGGTTCGTGTGATGGATTCCAACGATCAAGAAAAGGAAAGAGGAATCACCATTTATGCAAAAAATGCCGCCATTCATTACAAAGGAAATAAGATCAACATCGTAGACACCCCGGGCCACGCGGACTTTGGTTCCGAAGTGGAACGCATCCTGCGAACCGTGGACGCCACGGTGCTGGTGGTGGATGCCTACGAAGGCCCCATGCCTCAGACGAAATTTGTGCTTCGCAAGTCGCTCGAACTCGGCCTCAAAGTGCTCGTGGTGATCAATAAAATTGATAAACCCACCGCCAGACCCGACCAAGTGCTCAACGAAATTTTTGACCTCTTCGTGTCACTCGGCGCCAACGATGAACAGCTCGATTTCCCTTATATTTATGCCATCGCTCGTGAAGGAGTGGCCATTCGTCACCTCACCGATGAGCGCAAAGACATCACGCCGCTCCTCGACTTTATTGTGGAGCATGTGAAGCAAGCGGAACACGACACCGAAAAAGCTTTCCGCATGCAGCCCGCAACCTTGGCGTACGACAACTTCCTTGGACGAATCGCCGTGGGTCGCGTGTATGAAGGAAAGCTTCAAACCGGAAAAATGCTCTACATCACCGATATGGAAGGCAACAAGCGAACCGCTCGCGCCTCTAAAATCTTCACCTATCAAGGACTGGACCGTGTGGAGGTGCCGGAAGTTTTTGCCGGAGACCTCGTGGCCGTTGCCGGAATTTCCGACATCGATGTGGGAGAAACCATTTCAACCGAAGAAAACGCGGAGCCGCTCCCTTCCATCAAAATTGATCCCCCTGCTATTTCCATTGAATTCTTGGTGAACAACTCTCCATTTGCGGGGAAGGAAGGAAAGTTTGTGACCAGCCGCCACATCCGTGAACGCTTGGAACGCGAACTGGAAACCAATGTGGGACTCAAAATTGAAGGAGTGCAGGACAGCGACACCATCATGGTTTACGGCCGTGGGGAAATGCAGATCGCCGTGTTGATTGAAAACATGCGTCGCGAGGGGTACGAGCTTCAGATCTCTCAGCCCAAAGTGATCATGCAAGAAGTCGATGGCAAAAAAATGGAGCCTTATGAAATGGCCGTGATCAATGTGCCCGACTCCGATGCCGGAAAAGTGATTGAAGCCATGGGAAAACGAAAAGCTGAAATGAAGAACATGAAATCTGAAAACGGGAACACCTTGCTGGAATTCGAAATCCCCACGCGTGGGCTGCTCGGTTTCCGCTCTCAATTCCTTATTATGACCAGCGGGGAAGGTACGATTTACCATTCCTTCGACCATTTTGGTCCTTACAAAGGAACCATCGACAAACGAACAGTGGGCTCCATGATTTCCGGTGAACCCGGCTCCGCTATGGCCTACTCCATCTGGAAACTTCAGGATCGAGGACCCTTCTTCATTATTCCTCAAGTGGAGGTTTACGAAGGAATGATTATTGGAGAACACAACCAAGGAACGGATATTGTGGTGAATGTGACCAAGAACAAAAAGCTCACCAATGTGCGCGCCTCCGGTTCCGACGAAGCCCTCACCCTCACGCCAATCTCCGAAATGACGCTCGAAAAAGCCATCGAGTACATCAAGGATGATGAATTCGTTGAAATCACTCCCAAAAACATCCGTCTCCGCAAAAAATACCTCACCGAAACCGACCGAAAGAGGTTTGGAAATAAGAACAACTAG
- a CDS encoding C39 family peptidase translates to MSALAPLVIGSVLLMEDGEAAAPAHVGTAFLDESTVHTSTTDANERIQIALGKKPGRFLYEVPFQSESDVGGATISGRNASIVSCSPAAVWMLLSATENIPSGSTFADFIAQAANGRHPQWGWTHQGFQETAQGYDVTLEVNDYGDQERFTKGEAWEQLVQDLARSPVAVSIRQIDPITKVPETRNTHMIVLRGAESNGQGDVTFFVNDPIAKSPTTPRNPAGPQARDRRVGVTSLSGGFVQDSFLGRWLALAE, encoded by the coding sequence ATGTCAGCCCTAGCACCTCTCGTCATAGGATCCGTCCTATTGATGGAGGATGGGGAGGCCGCTGCACCAGCCCATGTGGGAACAGCTTTTCTCGATGAATCCACGGTGCACACCTCCACAACTGATGCGAATGAACGGATTCAAATTGCCCTAGGTAAAAAGCCGGGTAGATTCCTATATGAGGTGCCTTTTCAGTCAGAGAGCGATGTGGGAGGAGCTACCATATCGGGACGCAACGCCAGCATAGTTTCTTGCTCTCCAGCAGCAGTTTGGATGCTGTTGAGTGCAACCGAAAACATCCCATCAGGATCTACTTTTGCTGATTTCATAGCTCAGGCAGCCAATGGAAGGCACCCTCAGTGGGGCTGGACTCATCAAGGTTTTCAAGAAACTGCGCAAGGGTATGATGTCACATTGGAGGTGAACGACTATGGGGATCAAGAAAGGTTCACCAAGGGGGAAGCGTGGGAGCAGCTAGTTCAGGATCTCGCCCGGTCCCCGGTAGCCGTATCCATTCGACAGATTGACCCAATCACTAAGGTTCCAGAAACCAGGAATACTCACATGATTGTTCTTCGAGGAGCTGAGAGTAATGGTCAGGGGGATGTGACTTTTTTCGTAAATGATCCTATCGCCAAATCCCCAACAACTCCACGCAACCCCGCCGGACCGCAGGCGCGTGACCGCAGGGTTGGGGTGACTTCTTTGTCAGGCGGCTTTGTACAGGACTCCTTCTTGGGTAGGTGGCTGGCACTTGCTGAGTAA
- a CDS encoding type II CAAX endopeptidase family protein encodes MKDKKLFFFGILPALFFQVFGATLYLLWESELTGWIYLITKLTLLFWPLLWLTAFTQALPNQTGGAKNSIKLAAGLISGLLFSGIVFGAFFLGLQPAAGDLLERVKAFGLADPWLYLLFAIFLSFFHSLLEEYYWRWFVFRGLQLKFSWVWAALISSAAFTGHHYFVLSGFFSLPLTLLLGTSVGVAGFIWCALYHKTKSIWPAYLSHILVDATLMGVGYLILF; translated from the coding sequence ATGAAAGATAAAAAACTCTTCTTCTTCGGAATTCTTCCCGCCCTCTTCTTTCAAGTGTTTGGGGCCACCCTTTACTTGCTCTGGGAATCGGAGTTAACAGGGTGGATTTATTTAATCACCAAGCTCACGCTTCTTTTTTGGCCCCTACTTTGGCTCACGGCTTTCACCCAGGCACTTCCCAATCAAACGGGTGGAGCCAAGAACTCCATCAAGCTTGCCGCCGGGCTCATCAGCGGACTCCTGTTCTCCGGCATTGTATTCGGAGCATTTTTCCTGGGCTTGCAGCCCGCCGCGGGCGACCTGCTTGAAAGAGTAAAAGCCTTTGGCCTGGCGGACCCGTGGCTCTATCTACTCTTCGCCATCTTTCTCAGTTTTTTTCACTCTCTGCTTGAAGAATATTATTGGCGCTGGTTCGTTTTCCGCGGCTTGCAGCTCAAGTTCTCCTGGGTCTGGGCGGCGCTCATCAGCAGCGCGGCCTTCACCGGACATCATTATTTTGTACTGTCCGGCTTTTTCTCTTTGCCGCTCACCCTGCTCCTGGGCACTTCCGTTGGAGTCGCCGGCTTCATCTGGTGCGCGCTCTACCACAAAACAAAATCCATTTGGCCCGCCTACCTCAGCCATATTTTGGTCGATGCCACCCTCATGGGCGTGGGCTATCTTATCCTGTTTTAG
- a CDS encoding glucose-6-phosphate isomerase (catalyzes the formation of D-fructose 6-phosphate from D-glucose 6-phosphate), translating into MKLSLEHIVGLGSEGISLAELQAEGVKIPEFLRGFEARAQGFPLLPKLKGPVLAVKSLAEKMKGKFKDIVVLGIGGSALGISCVRDALKGVYWNHHGSPRLFVLDNLDTVGELERVIDLEHSLFIVISKSGTTPETMAQYFYFKQKVSKEQFVFITDPNGGELRAIAQEYGIPTLDIPENVGGRFSVLTPVGLFPAALLGIDIEELLRGAEDGVKLFQSSEWGLNLPFQFASAQYLLEWKHGIPITVMMPYSSRLHSFADWYAQLLAESIGKAGKGLTPVSALGVTDQHSQLQLYNEGPKDKLIVFIEVEKEPGPQIPRVDRKTLAYLSGRGFHELMNIEKKGTEQALSEYKKPSATLSIPEVNAYELGQLFLFFEASIAFLGEYYRINAFDQPGVELSKQLTKQALSSGN; encoded by the coding sequence ATGAAACTTTCTTTGGAGCACATTGTGGGCCTTGGGAGTGAGGGCATAAGCTTGGCCGAATTGCAGGCTGAGGGGGTGAAGATTCCTGAATTTTTGCGCGGTTTTGAGGCGAGAGCACAGGGGTTTCCTCTGCTTCCCAAGCTCAAGGGGCCTGTTTTGGCGGTTAAAAGTTTGGCGGAAAAAATGAAAGGAAAGTTCAAGGACATTGTGGTCCTGGGTATTGGCGGAAGCGCGCTCGGCATTTCGTGTGTCCGCGATGCGCTTAAAGGCGTGTATTGGAATCATCACGGGAGCCCTCGATTGTTTGTTTTGGACAATTTGGACACCGTGGGCGAGCTGGAGCGAGTGATTGATCTTGAGCATTCCTTGTTTATTGTGATTTCAAAATCAGGCACCACGCCAGAGACCATGGCGCAGTATTTTTACTTTAAGCAAAAGGTTTCTAAAGAACAGTTTGTTTTTATTACGGATCCGAATGGCGGCGAATTGCGAGCGATTGCTCAGGAATATGGAATTCCGACCTTGGATATTCCGGAAAATGTGGGGGGGCGCTTTTCTGTGCTCACTCCTGTTGGACTCTTCCCTGCGGCGCTGCTCGGCATAGACATTGAAGAATTGCTCCGAGGCGCTGAGGACGGGGTTAAACTGTTTCAAAGTTCCGAATGGGGGCTTAACCTTCCCTTTCAGTTCGCTTCCGCCCAGTATCTGCTGGAGTGGAAGCATGGAATCCCGATCACGGTGATGATGCCCTATTCCTCCCGCTTACACAGTTTTGCGGATTGGTATGCCCAGCTTTTGGCGGAAAGCATCGGGAAGGCGGGCAAGGGGCTCACGCCTGTTTCGGCCTTGGGCGTTACGGATCAACATTCGCAGTTGCAACTTTATAATGAGGGACCAAAAGATAAATTGATTGTGTTTATTGAGGTGGAAAAGGAACCCGGCCCGCAGATTCCCCGCGTGGACCGTAAGACCCTTGCTTACCTTTCGGGAAGAGGTTTTCACGAGCTCATGAATATTGAGAAAAAAGGAACCGAACAGGCCTTGAGTGAGTATAAAAAACCTTCGGCAACCCTCAGCATTCCAGAGGTGAATGCCTATGAACTGGGGCAATTGTTTCTATTTTTTGAAGCCAGCATTGCTTTTTTGGGTGAATATTATAGGATAAACGCGTTCGACCAGCCTGGCGTGGAACTCAGCAAACAGCTCACTAAACAGGCTTTAAGCTCATGAAATTAA
- a CDS encoding type II toxin-antitoxin system RelE/ParE family toxin, whose protein sequence is MTDKIKKFFDSQDTKTRERLKKKLEELRRNPFLGKNIKRMTGYGKNVFRLRVGDIRIIYLVNRDSSIEVLDIDYRGNIY, encoded by the coding sequence ATGACTGATAAAATTAAGAAATTTTTTGATTCTCAAGATACAAAGACTCGTGAACGGCTAAAGAAGAAACTGGAAGAACTGAGGAGGAATCCATTCTTGGGCAAGAACATCAAAAGAATGACGGGATATGGTAAAAATGTTTTTCGATTAAGAGTCGGTGATATTCGTATCATTTACCTCGTCAATCGTGACAGCTCAATAGAGGTTTTAGATATCGACTACCGAGGAAATATCTACTAG
- a CDS encoding ribonuclease HII, translating into MIPRFNGIVVGMDEAGRGSWAGPVVAAAVILPKGLKLKGLKDSKQVTAKAREKLFQLIVAACPYGIGVATEIEVDEKGLLNATYCAFQRALENLPTVPDQILIDGRDKFSFKIPHLSIIRGDQKVPCISAASILAKVSRDRMMVDYAKTYPNYGFELHKGYGTEAHQRSLRQFGPCDLHRHSYKPLKALQCSQTAFL; encoded by the coding sequence ATGATTCCTAGATTTAATGGTATCGTGGTTGGGATGGACGAAGCGGGTCGCGGCTCATGGGCCGGACCGGTTGTGGCCGCCGCCGTGATTCTTCCCAAAGGGCTAAAACTGAAAGGGCTCAAGGATTCCAAGCAAGTCACCGCCAAAGCGCGCGAAAAACTTTTTCAGCTCATCGTGGCCGCTTGTCCCTATGGGATTGGGGTGGCAACAGAGATCGAAGTGGATGAAAAAGGCTTACTCAACGCCACTTACTGCGCCTTCCAGCGAGCTCTGGAGAATCTCCCAACCGTGCCCGACCAAATTTTAATAGATGGACGAGACAAATTCTCCTTTAAAATTCCTCACCTCTCCATCATTCGTGGAGATCAAAAAGTGCCCTGCATCTCCGCCGCCAGTATACTGGCCAAAGTGAGCCGTGATCGCATGATGGTGGACTACGCCAAAACTTATCCCAATTATGGATTCGAGCTGCACAAAGGCTATGGGACCGAGGCCCATCAACGATCCTTGCGACAGTTTGGCCCCTGTGACCTCCATCGACACTCGTACAAACCCTTAAAAGCATTGCAATGCAGCCAAACAGCATTCTTATAG